The following coding sequences lie in one Bacillota bacterium genomic window:
- a CDS encoding methylenetetrahydrofolate reductase, translating into MKTSSRLERILNSGEFVVTAEVGPPKSCDGDVIRRHGENLRGYVDAFNVTDNQTAIVRMSSLAAAAILVQMGLEPVMQMTCRDRNRIGLQSDLLGAAALGIKNVLCLTGDHQSFGNHPTAKNVFDLDSIQLIRMVKLMRDEGRFLCGEEMKVRPQVFIGCVANPFADPFEFRVTRLEKKVEAGADFVQTQAVLDLERFSRFMDLVCAHGLHERVKILAGLMPIKSARMARYMQKNVAGMMVDEDICLRLERAEDVKEEAVRIVVEQIEQVRRIKGVAGVHLMAVAWEEIIPVIVERAGLLPRPTAE; encoded by the coding sequence TTGAAGACGAGCAGTAGACTGGAAAGAATACTGAACAGCGGGGAGTTTGTGGTCACAGCCGAGGTTGGGCCGCCCAAGAGCTGTGATGGGGATGTGATTCGACGGCACGGCGAAAACTTGCGTGGCTACGTTGATGCCTTTAATGTTACCGACAATCAGACGGCGATCGTGCGGATGTCCAGCCTGGCCGCGGCCGCTATTCTCGTCCAAATGGGGCTCGAGCCAGTCATGCAGATGACTTGCCGGGACCGCAACCGGATCGGCCTGCAGTCCGACCTGCTGGGGGCAGCGGCCCTAGGGATCAAGAACGTCCTCTGTCTGACGGGGGATCACCAGAGCTTTGGCAACCACCCCACGGCGAAGAATGTCTTTGACCTGGATTCAATCCAGCTGATCCGGATGGTCAAGTTGATGCGGGATGAGGGGCGGTTTCTATGCGGTGAGGAGATGAAGGTCCGGCCGCAAGTTTTTATCGGCTGTGTGGCCAATCCTTTCGCGGACCCGTTTGAGTTTCGCGTGACCCGGCTGGAAAAGAAGGTAGAGGCGGGCGCTGATTTCGTGCAGACTCAGGCGGTTTTAGATCTGGAGCGGTTCAGTCGATTTATGGATCTGGTCTGTGCGCATGGCCTGCACGAACGGGTGAAGATTCTGGCGGGCTTGATGCCGATCAAGTCAGCGCGGATGGCTCGCTATATGCAGAAAAATGTCGCGGGCATGATGGTGGATGAGGACATCTGCCTGCGCCTGGAGAGAGCAGAGGACGTTAAGGAGGAAGCGGTTCGGATCGTGGTCGAACAGATTGAACAAGTAAGGCGCATTAAAGGAGTGGCGGGTGTCCACCTGATGGCGGTGGCCTGGGAGGAGATTATTCCG